Proteins from one Variovorax sp. PBL-E5 genomic window:
- a CDS encoding ATP-binding protein, which produces MTQRQYNESAIKILEGLEPVKLRPSQFTRTEDPLHIVQECIDNAIDEAIAGYAKTVSVELLPEGFVRVADNGRGIPVGLHPEKKIPVVQAIFTVLYSGGKFDKTSGGAYSYAGGLHGVGVSVTNALCESLTASVVRDGKRHEISFADGDVVKPLYMVGKEEGTGTTITLKPNPKYFTSAELPVKVLRELLKTKAVLLPGLEVRFTDARQGPDLLTPTEN; this is translated from the coding sequence ATGACGCAACGTCAGTACAACGAATCCGCAATAAAAATTTTAGAGGGCCTCGAGCCGGTCAAGCTTCGTCCAAGCCAGTTCACCCGCACCGAAGACCCCTTGCACATCGTGCAGGAGTGCATCGACAACGCAATCGACGAGGCCATCGCTGGCTACGCGAAGACGGTGAGTGTTGAACTGCTGCCGGAGGGCTTCGTGCGCGTGGCGGACAACGGTCGCGGCATCCCTGTCGGTCTGCACCCGGAGAAGAAGATTCCGGTCGTCCAGGCCATCTTCACCGTCCTGTACTCTGGCGGCAAGTTCGACAAGACCTCCGGGGGCGCATACAGCTACGCCGGCGGTCTCCACGGCGTGGGCGTCTCGGTCACCAACGCACTTTGTGAGTCCCTGACCGCCTCAGTGGTTCGTGACGGAAAGCGCCACGAGATTTCTTTTGCCGACGGCGACGTGGTGAAGCCACTCTATATGGTCGGGAAGGAAGAGGGGACGGGCACGACAATCACGCTGAAGCCCAATCCGAAGTACTTCACATCGGCCGAGCTGCCAGTCAAGGTTCTGCGCGAACTGCTCAAGACTAAGGCGGTCTTGCTTCCAGGGCTCGAGGTGCGCTTCACGGACGCTCGCCAGGGCCCTGATTTGTTGACGCCGACCGAAAACTGA